Proteins found in one Pseudomonadota bacterium genomic segment:
- a CDS encoding sigma-70 family RNA polymerase sigma factor: RVREEVGFQLEERKGGDEEPQAIAVDLRPGPEDEIMARDEAATMLTALQALSADCQAILQLRYFGELAYDEICARLDLPLGTVCSRLKRCLERLRKVLAS; encoded by the coding sequence CGGGTGCGCGAAGAGGTAGGGTTCCAGCTCGAGGAGCGCAAAGGCGGCGACGAAGAGCCTCAGGCCATTGCCGTTGATCTCCGCCCCGGGCCGGAAGATGAGATCATGGCGCGAGACGAGGCCGCCACGATGCTCACCGCATTGCAGGCGCTGAGCGCTGACTGTCAGGCCATTTTACAGCTGCGCTACTTCGGGGAGCTGGCCTATGACGAGATCTGCGCCCGTCTCGACCTCCCTCTCGGCACGGTCTGCTCCCGATTGAAGCGCTGCCTCGAGCGTCTTCGAAAGGTGCTGGCGTCATGA